A genomic window from Camelina sativa cultivar DH55 chromosome 2, Cs, whole genome shotgun sequence includes:
- the LOC104737757 gene encoding thiol protease aleurain: protein MSAKTILSSIVLVILIIAASTAADIGFDESNPIRMVSDGLREVEESVSQILGQSRHVLSFARFTHRYGKKYQNVEEMKLRFSIFKENLDLVRSTNKKGLSYKLAVNQFADLTWQEFERNKLGAAQNCSATLKGSHKLTEAALPETKDWREDGIVSPVKNQGGCGSCWTFSTTGALEAAYHQAFGKAISLSEQQLVDCAGAFNNYGCNGGLPSQAFEYIKSNGGLDTEEAYPYTGKDETCKFSAENIGVQVLDSVNITLGAEDELKHAVGLVRPVSIAFEVVNSFRLYKSGVYTSDHCGSTPMDVNHAVLAVGYGVEDGVPYWLIKNSWGADWGDKGYFKMEMGKNMCGIATCASYPVVA from the exons ATGTCTGCGAAAACAATCCTATCATCAATAGTTCTGGTGATTCTCATCATCGCCGCATCGACGGCGGCGGATATCGGATTCGATGAGTCAAACCCGATCCGGATGGTCTCCGACGGTCTTCGGGAGGTAGAAGAATCTGTTTCACAGATCTTAGGTCAATCTCGTCACGTTCTCTCCTTCGCTCGCTTCACTCACCG GTATGGGAAAAAGTATCAGAACGTAGAGGAGATGAAGCTTCGATTCTCGATTTTTAAAGAGAATCTTGATTTGGTTAGATCCACTAACAAGAAAGGCTTATCTTACAAACTCGCTGTTAATC AATTTGCTGATTTGACCTGGCAAGAGTTTGAAAGGAACAAGCTTGGTGCTGCTCAGAACTGCTCTGCCACTTTAAAGGGCAGCCACAAACTCACTGAAGCAGCTCTTCCGGAAACG AAAGACTGGAGAGAAGATGGTATTGTTAGCCCTGTCAAAAACCAGGGAGGTTGTGGATCTTGCTGGACATTCAG TACCACTGGAGCTCTTGAGGCAGCGTACCATCAGGCATTTGGAAAAGCAATATCTCTCTCTGAGCAACAGCTTGTTGATTGTGCTGGAGCTTTCAATAACTATGGCTGCAATGGTGGCCTTCCTTCTCAAGCCTTTGAATACATCAAATCCAACGGTGGCCTTGACACAGAGGAAGCTTATCCTTACACCGGGAAAGATGAAACCTGCAAATTTTCAGCAGAAAACATCGGTGTGCAAGTCCTTGATTCAGTCAACATTACTCTG ggTGCTGAAGATGAACTGAAGCATGCGGTTGGATTGGTACGGCCAGTAAGCATAGCATTCGAGGTTGTGAACTCATTCCGACTTTACAAGAGTGGAGTTTACACTAGTGATCACTGTGGAAGTACTCCAATG GATGTGAACCACGCGGTTTTGGCGGTTGGTTATGGAGTTGAAGACGGTGTACCATATTGGCTTATAAAGAACTCATGGGGAGCTGATTGGGGTGACAAAGGTTACTTCAAGATGGAGATGGGAAAGAACATGTGTG GTATTGCTACATGTGCATCGTACCCCGTTGTGGCTTGA
- the LOC104737767 gene encoding uncharacterized protein LOC104737767, with protein MANKIAMFLSEAINNNAVINTCLGVSFVVLGLRSDQQHKYVEALAEHKDSLSKSNKAMKVTMWEWKQQLFAEAASAVVPLSTLKAIYGEVTATTQSGDTAKQESKVSTPKIMI; from the exons ATGGCGAATAAGATTGCGATGTTTCTATCGGAAGCAATAAACAACAATGCTGTCATAAACACTTGTCTTGGGGTATCGTTTGTGGTTTTGGGATTGAGATCTGATCAACAGCACAAGTATGTCGAGGCTTTAGCAGAGCACAAGGATTCGCTTTCCAAGTCTAACAAGGCGATGAAAGTCACTATGTGGGAGTGGAAACAGCAGCTCTTTGCTGAAGCTGCTTCCGCGGTTGTTCCTCTTTCCACGCTCAAGGCCATCTATGGTGAGGTCACAGCAACCACTCAGTCAG GTGACACAGCCAAGCAAGAGTCTAAAGTGTCTACCCCCAAGATCATGATATGA